The following are encoded together in the Anopheles nili chromosome 3, idAnoNiliSN_F5_01, whole genome shotgun sequence genome:
- the LOC128727004 gene encoding mucin-2-like codes for MTKLVIFGVFCALFVGTVYPQLVCYQCDDCEFQQEIPVVCGDIDYTTPYPTDPTCPTCAPEPTLPTTPEWTTSTPDTTCPTCAPTLPTTPMPTTSTPDTTCPTCAPTLPTTPMPTTSTPDTTCPTCAPTLPTTPMPTTSTPDTTCPTCAPTLPTTPMPTTATPETTCPTCAPTLPTSTPFPSSTTTSSTLPPPTLPTTPQLTTSTPTFPPTTVTPSCPAGCCPCSGARATSIFAMAAHAAKSALMDEFEEDIRSPRQLPLPVYVCYTTERYVSNRRVISRGCTKRQQSVTDTCTQLAGGQTYEQCSLCSWQLCNR; via the exons ATGACAAAGCTAGTGATTTTCGGCGTGTTCTGTGCCTTGTTCGTGGGGACAG TGTACCCTCAGTTGGTTTGCTACCAGTGCGATGATTGCGAATTTCAGCAAGAAATACCGGTAGTCTGTGGAGATATTGACTACACCACACCGTATCCAACGGATCCAACATGTCCCACCTGTGCTCCAGAGCCTACTCTTCCGACAACTCCGGAATGGACGACTTCTACTCCGGACACTACCTGTCCAACCTGTGCACCAACTCTTCCGACTACTCCCATGCCAACAACTTCCACTCCAGATACCACATGCCCTACCTGTGCACCGACTCTGCCAACTACTCCTATGCCGACGACTTCAACTCCAGATACAACCTGCCCTACTTGTGCGCCTACTCTACCCACCACACCCATGCCAACAACTTCCACACCAGATACCACGTGTCCAACCTGTGCACCAACCCTTCCCACAACACCGATGCCAACGACTGCTACTCCCGAGACGACCTGTCCCACGTGTGCACCAACTCTGCCCACTTCTACACCGTTCCCTAGCTCAACGACAACGTCCTCGACCTTGCCACCACCGACACTTCCGACAACTCCGCAACTGACGACCTCCACACCGACGTTCCCACCGACCACGGTCACTCCATCCTGTCCAGCCGGATGTTGTCCCTGTTCCGGAGCGCGTGCAACGTCCATCTTTGCTATGGCTGCACACGCAGCAAAATCCGCCCTTATGGATGAGTTTGAAGAGGACATACGTTCACCACGTCAGCTACCGCTACCGGTGTACGTCTGCTACACGACAGAGCGCTACG TGAGCAACCGTCGAGTGATCAGTCGCGGTTGCACGAAACGCCAACAATCTGTTACCGACACCTGTACCCAGCTCGCTGGTGGTCAGACGTACGAACAGTGTTCACTCTGCTCCTGGCAGCTGTGCAACCGATAG